The Lampris incognitus isolate fLamInc1 chromosome 7, fLamInc1.hap2, whole genome shotgun sequence genome window below encodes:
- the tsku gene encoding tsukushi: MALLLGLGLSLLIAVYSSSVKNCHPGCHCEVESFGLFDSFSLTRVDCRELGPSTTMPVPIPLDTTHLDLSSNTIGPLNDAMLTGPGYTTLVSLDLSSNHITKVSANALSKLRYLQTLDLSHNSLEKLYSSSFSGLPLADVDLSYNNFREFDMDVFTAKANGEFLSVDLSYNQILAVSRNPHGGALHIQSLSLTGNHLTSVPKLAGIPLRYLNLDGNPITSIEEGAFDQLKDLVYLSLSGLNELQKIQPQSFKSLQSLQILDLSNNPKLKMLAPAVFSGLVSLQELNLSNSGVTSLPSNMLAHFPSIKSIMLGENIRCWRTQKQGQFHRQLGQVTHDEVLSCNVEGIVF; the protein is encoded by the exons ATGGCGCTGCTGCTGGGTCTTGGCTTGTCTCTGctgatagcggtctattccagcaGTGTGAAGAACTGCCACCCAGGCTGTCACTGTGAGGTGGAGAGCTTTGGACTGTTTGACAGTTTCAGTCTTACAAGGGTAGATTGCCGAGAGCTAGGGCCTAGCACCACCATGCCTGTCCCTATCCCTCTGGACACCACCCACCTGGACTTGTCTTCCAACACCATTGGACCGCTTAATGATGCCATGCTAACTGGGCCAGGCTACACCACCCTGGTTAGTTTGGACCTCAGTAGCAACCACATTACTAAG GTAAGCGCCAATGCATTGTCCAAGCTCCGGTACCTGCAGACGCTGGATCTGAGCCACAATTCCCTTGAGAAACTTTACTCCAGCTCCTTCTCCGGTCTCCCTCTAGCCGATGTGGACCTTAGCTACAACAACTTTCGAGAGTTCGACATGGATGTGTTCACAGCAAAAGCTAATGGTGAATTTCTAAGCGTTGATCTGTCTTATAACCAGATACTCGCTGTTTCCAGGAATCCTCATGGAGGAGCCTTGCACATCCAGAGCTTAAGTCTGACAGGAAACCATCTGACAAGTGTTCCAAAGCTGGCAGGCATTCCACTTAGGTACCTGAACTTGGATGGGAACCCCATCACCAGCATTGAGGAGGGGGCCTTTGATCAGCTAAAGGATCTGGTTTACTTGTCTCTCAGTGGCCTCAATGAGCTACAGAAGATCCAGCCCCAAAGTTTTAAGAGCCTGCAGAGCCTCCAAATTCTGGATCTGTCTAACAACCCAAAGCTCAAAATGCTGGCCCCTGCAGTTTTTAGTGGACTAGTCTCCCTCCAAGAGCTTAATTTGTCTAACTCTGGGGTGACATCTTTGCCTAGtaatatgcttgcccattttcccAGTATTAAGAGTATCATGCTGGGAGAGAACATCCGATGCTGGAGGACCCAGAAACAAGGACAGTTCCACCGGCAGCTGGGGCAAGTGACACACGACGAAGTGCTGAGCTGTAATGTTGAAGGAATTGTATTTTGA